ttttggttgcttgacgaacgaaaaaagaacgaagaagaaaaaagtgttgttccaccaagacaacgcaccgtgccacaagtcattgagaacgatggcaaaaattcatgaattgggcttcgaattgcttccctacccaccgtattctccagatctggcccccagcgactttttcttgttctcagacctcaaaaggatgctcgcagggaaaaaaatttggctgcaatgaagaggtggtcgccgaaactgaggcctattttgaggcaaaaccgaaggagtactaccaaaatggtatcaaaaaattggaagatcgttataatcgttgtatcgctcgtgaagggaactatgttgaataataaaaacgaattttgacaaaaaaatgtgtttttctttgttagaccggggacttatcagccaacctgttatgctAAGTTATTATTTTATCCAGAAACGAACATTATCTCTTTgtcatttaaaatgaaatacaattatatattttttcactcCCAAACGTACAAAAACACGAGTGAGTGAGAAATTACAGTGTTGCAGAGTTATTCTTCCCTATGCCCCTATTCCGAAGAACCGAGCTACTCGGGTAGCCAGCAACTTTGGaggcttaattttttttgtacgaaacTTAGTGGTTGTGCTATAttctaatgaaaattaaattattttttcttcttttcattgATCCACATACCTCTACTCAAAGTCGTTTTCAAGTtataaatattcaaagatgacatgtttttttttataaaactgaaacatttccaaaaacaaaattcagaATTAAATTAACAATAAATATGATGTTTCAGGTGTGTTTTGTCTGAGTAAAAACCGTTACTGAAGAGCCGTTAACGTTTTTTATGCATTATAATTGTGTTTAGGCTGTTCAAATCAATGAGTTATATTGATTTTATGGACAGTAAATTTGGAAAGTATGTATGTACGATTTTATATACGTGTGATTTCATGTTTTTCTGGCTATAAAGAGCGAGGTCTTCCGTAACGGTTTCTGTTCAAATAGAAACACCTTtgactttttattttttcgtagTAAAACTCtgaaaaaaatgataatataTCGGAGGTTTATAATTCATAGTTCTACTGTTGGAAACATTACGTTGTAAATTTTTTGtgaaagcatttaaaaaatatgttttaatgaaaaaaaatatgtcaacTGTGAATATCCGTAGCTTAAAAACTACTTAGGATTGAGGaagcaaatttaaattaataggAAGAAGCAGAATTAACTTAACTTTCATGAGCATATTGCATTGATATTGGATAACGCATAAAAAAGTTATAAGCATCCAACGTTACTTCTGGCCCAGTTGCCAGGAATATGAACTTTTTCTAGTTCCCCAGGACAGGGTTAACAAAAATGCTGACTTGATGACTTTACCCGATCACATTATTGCACAGGACGAACTTTCCGCTTCGGGTGTTTGAATGCCTTCCTTTAGCTCTTTGGCTTTCGACGCTAGAAACGTAGTTTCGTACTCCTTTTGCATGTTTTCTGGCAGTGGTTTAGACCAATCTTCCGGCGGAGACTTTCGCTTCGTCCACACGTTGTTGCTGTAGTGGGCACGCATCCGTTCTTCGCGCCGGTTCTGTTCACTTTGTATTAGCTCCAGTGCACTTTTCGTATCCGTGGGGCTCTTCTCGAACCGAACGCAATTATCGAAATCACGCTTCCACTGATTGCAGTCGATCGATTCACCGTGTATGAAGTACTGATGAAACCGGGCCTTGATGCTGGTACAATCGTCGTACTCTTCATTATATAAGTAACACGGCCGGATCTGTACGGAACCGGAGGaagagcaaaaacacaaacggtATTTAGGTGTAAAATTCTAACCCGCGAAGGGATGTGAACTTACCGACCAAAGGTTCTTTAATACTTGCTCTTCCTCGggtgtttttggtttaatgATAGTGGCCGCTTCATATACTGAAGACATAGTAGTaagttttgttgtaaatttgtAACGTGCGAAGTAATTTTGTTTATGTGCATTTGACAGCAGGGAGCAACCTTGATGGGCTTCATTCATTCACACTAGCCTTCTGTTTATACAGTGCGTGCAAAAAATAGAACCACCCTATTTAGTTGCACAATGATTTTGGAATTTATATACCAATTGTGTTACTTTCTAGTTAAGAATCCCGAAATCCTTTTTTGATATTCTGATGACCAATCCTGACACAAGCTACTTATGCGAGGAAACGAAGAACAAGCTGAAATCGAAATATGAGATATTTTAACAGTGTCtaatcgatttcaacagttcgAAATTTCCCGGGGGCTGCAGACTTCGTTTATCTGATTCCCAACTGCTAGAAGACCTCCTCGGTAGCTGTGGTTTTCTAACCAGGAAATCCAACTAAAGTTCCTAAAACTATTTCTCAAAGCATTACTACGAGTCTACTAGAAATAAAGCggggattaaaaaaaattatttcagtATAACGACTCTAAGGCGTACCAAGTAAATTCAAGTAAGCCGGGttaataacattttttatttagtttccAACGACATGCGCATTAttcttatgagattttttgtgtattaCCACGTTGTAGCTTTTGTTGAACCTTTTCCCGCAAATATCACAGGAAAACGGTTTTTCTCCCGTGTGCGTTCGAACGTGCAGCGTAAAGTCGCTTCTATATTTGGATACAAtcaaaaatagagaaaaagaaaacgatattATTTCATACCATTCCTAGTTTGaacataatataaaaaaaaaactagactCCACATACCTAAGTTTGAAAGCTTTATCGCAGAACTGGCAGGAGTAGGGTTTCGCCACCGTATGCGTCATAATGTAGTGATACGTTTTCTTCGAATAGTTGCTAAACTTTAACCCACACACATTACACTCGTACCGCTTCACGTCGGAATGTTTCGCGTAAAAGTGTTCCCGCAAGGAATTCGGCCGGAAGTACACCTTGTCACACTGGTCACACGCATACTTTCGCTCGAACGTATGGTGACTATTAATGTGCACCTTTAGCAGGCCCGCATCCCGATACTTCTTGCCACAGTGCGTACAGGACAGCTGCGGTAGTTTGGGTGTTTCCTCGTGCGTTTCCATATGCTTCCGCATATTGCTCCGCCGTATCATCTTACCGCACCGTACGCACGGTAGATAACGGTTGGATGTTTCGAGGTCACACTTACGCTTCCGCTTAGTTTCCGCACCATTTTCCTCCTCtgttttgttcccttttttagtCGGTTTTCTAACCGTTTGTGCTTTTTTAGTCTGTGATCTCGTTTGTCTGTTGTGTTGCTTAACCTCCGACGGGTGTTTTTTAACCGTTACCACCTCTTtcttctcagaattctccgaTAATGGGTTCGCCTGTTCTTCCAATAGCTCCTTTTCTAGCAGTGGTTGTTCTTCATCGGTTAGGTTGAGCATTTGGTCTTCATCCACCTCTTTTGGCATCACCTTGACAGCCTCGATAAAGCTTTCCTCAATGCATACCGTTTCTATAGAACTGCCGTACTCCAATCGTTCACGAAATATCATATCGTTTAATACACATGAGTCACGAAAGTGACCGTACCGTGTAACTGAACCGTGACACTCTTCACACAGCACAATAGTTTCGATAGCTGCTGGCAATGGCTACAAAGTAGAAGGAATCATATGAGAAGTATACTGTTCCTTCGACAGCTTTTAGGATCATTCCCGATCGGCGCTTACCTCCAGCGATGTGAGATGGTATATTGTGTCTAATAGCCGATCACCTTTCTTTAGCTCGTAAAACGTTACATCTTCTGCTAAACATAATCGGCACAGAGTATAATTCGTCATTTTCGTGTGCAAAAATACACGAATTTTGCAAGAAAGTTCGCACCAGCCAACAGCGATGGAGAGAGATTTGTTTACATACACAAGAATGTTTGGTTCAAGCGCCCGGTTGACAGTTTGGGATACAGAAGAAGGGAGTACATGGATCACATTGGAGTTTTATCTTGAtaacaataattatttatttattgttatgctatttttctcacatttggaaaaatattcaGCTTCTAAAAAATACTTTTACTTCAACTATCAAAAAATCCATTCAAATAAGTAAAAAtaccaaaataaataacaccgGTTTTTGGCGCGCACTTTTCCGATTGACAGTTGCGAGTAACATGTAAACAAATCGGTCGAAAGCAGAGCAAACTGAAACGGTTCGCATTAATTGTGCAATTTTCCGTTGTTTTGTATGcatttaattgcattttacCGTACAAAAAGAAGCCCTGTTTTAGTTAAGTGTACCATACAGCCATTCCCAACATGATACAGAACGAAAACAATCGTGCCCAGATGGTAAAGCTGCGAATGGTTCGCGAGTACAACATAAAGGTGATCGACAAGTGGCTGTCCGAGTGTGTGTCGTTTTGTATGCAGGAAAATCCGAAAATTTCCAACGAAGGTTTGTTCCAGTTTGCGTTCAGCCAGTGGTTGTTGGCCGATTTGAATGAGATCGGGCTGGCGGTGCTACCGCCCGGGATGGACATGAAGTTGGAACAGCACACGATGAATGGATCTTTCCCCGTTCAGATGCAGTATCTGATTGATATTTGTGAGTGGGACTTAGACGACTCGCTTGCCATTCAAAAAGCGAATCCTAatcgaattttatttatttctagcTGAACCAGCGTACGATCAGTGGCGAGATTTGTACGATAAAAAGCTGGACGAGGCAGAAGATGAGGtacaaaggagaaaaaatcaGGCACCAAACGTAAAAAAGTATGTCCACACCCGAATTGTTCAGtcattttgcattttaaattcaCTATACTTTCCACTGTATTGTTGTCCACTCCCACCTTTAAAGACGAAGAATGCTAAAACTCGAACTGACGGACGGAAAGCAAACGGTGCTAGCGATGGAACACAGCCCGATCGGTTGCCTGAACACAAAGCTAACACCCGGTGTTAAACTGCTCCTAACCGGACCGATGCGCTGCGTTAACAAAGTAATCTTCCTAGAGCCACGAAACGTCCGTGTGCTCGGTGGTGAGGTTGATGTGCTGCTGATAACAAATGCTTACGAAAATGTGCTGCTGCGTGTGTTGAACAAACCGGCTAACCCCAATCCGAAGCTGGATTACGAAGAGACGGAAGTGTCGGAAGCAAGAAACCGTCCAAATCACAATGCAATTCAATCCATTCCGATGGGACGCAATggaacactggtggctggTCCTCCTTCAGCAAGGAAAGGAATTCAACGAAAATCACCCACCATAGTGGAGGACGAGGTAGATGATGATTCTTTGCTGATGGGGATCGATTTGGATGTGATTGAGGCGACGCAACCCAAGCCCGATCAGGTACCGACCGTTAGCACACTGATGGAGGACGACGATATGGATGATCTTGTACAGCTGGCGGATGTTCGAAGCGAGCCGGAAATTATGCACCATCAGGTATTGTTGctaaaggggaaaaaagcggATACGAGATGCGCCGTTGGTGAACCGATCAAATTACTTTGATCGGATGTTTGGCTTTTTCCTGGAATAACCAGGACTAGTTCCTACCGGTGGATATTCATTTCAATGCAATGCGTAGAGTAAAGACGTTAAGAATTACTTGGGACGGACAAAAGTAGCCTTTTTTCCTGAATACATCTGGAGGAGTTTCTAAGTGTGTGCTAAATTTTCTAAGCTAATCCACGCCGATTCCGACGTATAAAAACCGGAGTGTATTTAGGTCGATAGTTTCGTGCCGAACTTATTTATTGCGCGGTGACTTAGAATGGCTATACATTTCTCGCATGTCATTTATGTTAGTTAATCTCCTTTCATGGCGTTCTCAACAGGTATCGTCAACTAAACATTCCCAATCTTCCCCGGGTGGGACGGTTCCGGCGCGTACAAAACCGACATTTGATGATGGACTGTTTGAGGATGATATCGATATGATGAACGATCTGGAGGATGAAATAAGAAACGAGCTACGGGCGTACGAAGAGCATCAGGAGGAAATAAATCCACCAAAAGCAAAGAAACCTCGGCCCTCGGATGAGTATCGAGCAGAGCAGCCGTTAGCTGAAACACCTAAAACACCTTCACTAATGTCCCGATTACCGACCATGTCTGGACCATCCTGTAACGAGCACAAATCCACCGTCAGAAAGGAACCCAACGAACCGCAACCTTCTACGAGCAAAAAGTTCAATCAGTTCAACACATCCGACCTGTTCGAGGATAGCATGGACTGTGCGGAGAATGCTGATGGGTTCGGCAACGAATCGAGTGTATTTAAGATACTTTCCCCGAACTACAAACACCGAATCGACGGTACAAATCTGGTGACAATCGAGCAAATTATGGCCCTGCCCGAAGCGTATCGTACCGATGCCAGTTTTGTCGTGTACTGTGAGGTGGAAGGTGTCACCGAACAGCCACGCATACGGAAAGAGAAATGGCATCTCAGCATTGAGCTAACGGATCATTCGAACGTATTTCTACCGGTACGATTGCACGATACCGTAATCAGCAAACTGGCACGCCAAGATGCTGGGGCGTTGATGCGAATGCGCAAAACCGATCGGGAGGGTGTGATGAAGCTGCTCGAAAGgattttaaacgattttaagGAATTGCTGCAGGATATTAAATGCTTCTGGCGGGTGGTATATCAGCCCGATGATCAAGCCGATTCGCGGGAACCGCCGGTTGTGGTGGAAACGTACGAGATGAATGAAGAACGTGGTGCCATACTGTTGGATAAGATTATCCAGGAAAACTGTAGTCAGCTGAGGAAAATGTTGTAGCATATCGTTgaacgatggaaaatggaaagaaaaggaagcaaagcaCATTCCGGAAAGCGAATAACTTGTGTGGGTGTATTCCGTTTTGGGGTTTGGTGTATTTATTATGGGTTTGTGCAGATGTGAATTGGGTTATCATGAAAGACGCTATCCGTCCGTTATGACAATTTAGACTGTGTTTGGATATTTCACATACTAAAACGAGACTAAAATATCCCATTAAAAggataacatttttcaagtaaaagattaaaagaaatttaagtgATTCCGCCACTTTtggtttttgaattttgacCTTAATGGATGACCATTATTGCGGACTGTCTGTTTAGAAACGAATGCAGTTCAATGACTTCAAACCCCTTTGGACTAACTAACAAATAAATTTGCCATCGATTTGCCAAAGAAAATATGAAAGTAATTTTTCGGACATAATGAAGAAAGTTCATAAGACCCAAGAGAAGCGAGATACCCAATAAGCAGTTCAGCAATGAGTACAAATTTAGTTGATTTATGATCAGACGGGAAAGTTTGCAGATCTCCTTCGTATAGGCGGAGCGGCTGCTATCCTTACCGATCTGATCAGATTTGTCAGCCTGACAAGGATTAACATCAGAAATCAGATCAAAATTAACTCTCAGGATCTCGAGGCCTGCATAAATGAAAAGTCTCCCTCTCTCTGTTTGACTTTACACTCGAGAGGATCATCATTAGATCATCAAGATGATCATtagaaaaatctttgaaaacgATCTAACGATCTGTATTTTGAGAATCCTAGCCAAGTTTACCAGATTTGACTGAATGATAAGCTCTCACTGCAATAAAGAGGATAATGTGGCTGCTCCATTTCTTTCATAGAAGATATTTTTAATCTACCCCAAACAACGCTAAGATAAATTCGAAGACTACATATTTCACTTAGGATCCCAAGGGACGGTCCCGTTTCGAAGGGTAAGCATTATTGTCCCTTCGTTTGGATCGGTTTATTAATGTTTGTACAATTAAGACACGACGTAACATTGTTCATTTCGCACAtacgcacatacacaacatACATACGTAATTATCACATTCGTAAAACAAGAATCGCAGGACACAAACACTACCCAAAGGGTTGTTCGCTTGATCCTGTTGCCCTGACTCGGTCACACATTATCGCAGTCATACCGCgttatattaaaaaatataattttatccatgttggtttttgtttaaaaaaaaagttataaataTACAAAAGAACCACTTCGTCAACAcactatctctttctctctctctctctagatACAATCTGGATGTGCGAGCGTGTTGAGCCATTGAGCTTAAAGATCTGAAACCGACGTTCAGCTTTCGCTACGTTTAAAGATGACCAGCTTCAGCTGCTCGTAGCTGATCCACATCACCACATTCCACGACACGAGGCGCGCAAACGACGGCACAAAGCCTTTGTAAAACGCGGCCATACCTTCCTTCGCACCCATCCGGATGGCACAATCGATCGCACCCCGGTACTGGCCACGGGGTGAGTTCATGTATCGCGTTTTCACCACATCCACCGGTGAGGCAACAATTGTTGCGGCAAGTCCTGCGACAACAGCTGCCGAAAAGTGACACCGGATGTCGTTTGGCATGTGTGCGTACAGTAGCAGACAGTCCTTTACCACGTCGTAACAAACGATTTCCGCCACGTTGACGATCGCATTACGACCCACGTTTGGCATCGCACCTCTCCACAGTCCGCGGACGCCTTCCTCGCGGTGTATCGTCCGGTACGCTTCCAGGGTGGAAGCATACCGACGGCCGGTCGAAGAGCGTGTGGCCGCTTGAAACCGCACCTTCACAACGTCTGTCGGTTGTGCGATCATGACCGCAGCACCGCCCGTAGTAAGACCGGCTAAGATTCGTGTTCCAATTTGAAGACCAGCTTCGTTTTCTATCGATCGGAGAAGATGAAGAGTCGGTAAGTAACTGTAATCATGCACCTTTTTAGCTAAAGCTAACAAGCTACCTTTAAGCAGGGAACCGTAAAACGTTTTCACGGTATCGTACAATCCGAGGCGGATGGAACAAAAGCACAGCTGACGCTGTAAGCCAGCCGACAGCCCGTTGTACAGTGTCCGGAAGCCTTCCTGGCGGGTGATGGTCGTGATCGTACCCACCAGACCACGGTACTGTACGTGCTGTGTTGCCGGGACGGGTATCGGATTAAGCTTGAGTGAGGCAGATGTGTTGAGGGCTGGGGCCATGGCGACCGTTCTAACCGGCTGTTCGCCTTGAATCTAAAAgcatagaaaaaaaggtagaagGAAACAGATGTAATTATTCCATTATAAAAGGCACGCGCATGTACGATCGGAAGTTATTACagtggaaaattgttgcaTCTGTTGGGAAGTCAATTCAAACGAGTGTTGTGAGAATGTGACAATAACGGTCAGatgcaataatttcaaaaattagcCTTTTTAATTCTTTAGGGTATGCTCGTGAAACTTGGAGagtgaataattaattatcgATTGACCCTTGTGGAATTATTGTTGTGGACCATTATTGGGGTCATGTTGAAGAGGAAATAATTCCCGAACTGGATAGGAACTACTAACATATCACCAATCGCCTATCCAAAAATGAATACGTTGAAATAgttacaaaaattcaaataaatgcCGTGACTTACGAAAAGAAGTCTTCTGTACTTTCGTTGTAATAGTGCATTCACCGAGACCAATGATCAACAAGCATGCCCTATAG
This genomic window from Anopheles maculipalpis chromosome 2RL, idAnoMacuDA_375_x, whole genome shotgun sequence contains:
- the LOC126568554 gene encoding UPF0545 protein C22orf39 homolog — its product is MSSVYEAATIIKPKTPEEEQVLKNLWSIRPCYLYNEEYDDCTSIKARFHQYFIHGESIDCNQWKRDFDNCVRFEKSPTDTKSALELIQSEQNRREERMRAHYSNNVWTKRKSPPEDWSKPLPENMQKEYETTFLASKAKELKEGIQTPEAESSSCAIM
- the LOC126567537 gene encoding zinc finger protein 184-like, whose translation is MTNYTLCRLCLAEDVTFYELKKGDRLLDTIYHLTSLEPLPAAIETIVLCEECHGSVTRYGHFRDSCVLNDMIFRERLEYGSSIETVCIEESFIEAVKVMPKEVDEDQMLNLTDEEQPLLEKELLEEQANPLSENSEKKEQHNRQTRSQTKKAQTVRKPTKKGNKTEEENGAETKRKRKCDLETSNRYLPCVRCGKMIRRSNMRKHMETHEETPKLPQLSCTHCGKKYRDAGLLKVHINSHHTFERKYACDQCDKVYFRPNSLREHFYAKHSDVKRYECNVCGLKFSNYSKKTYHYIMTHTVAKPYSCQFCDKAFKLRSDFTLHVRTHTGEKPFSCDICGKRFNKSYNVVIHKKSHKNNAHVVGN
- the LOC126568346 gene encoding mitochondrial uncoupling protein 2-like — protein: MSFQRRTSEKTTELTASVPVKLLTAGSAACFADFITFPLDTAKVRLQIQGEQPVRTVAMAPALNTSASLKLNPIPVPATQHVQYRGLVGTITTITRQEGFRTLYNGLSAGLQRQLCFCSIRLGLYDTVKTFYGSLLKENEAGLQIGTRILAGLTTGGAAVMIAQPTDVVKVRFQAATRSSTGRRYASTLEAYRTIHREEGVRGLWRGAMPNVGRNAIVNVAEIVCYDVVKDCLLLYAHMPNDIRCHFSAAVVAGLAATIVASPVDVVKTRYMNSPRGQYRGAIDCAIRMGAKEGMAAFYKGFVPSFARLVSWNVVMWISYEQLKLVIFKRSES
- the LOC126567977 gene encoding recQ-mediated genome instability protein 1-like translates to MIQNENNRAQMVKLRMVREYNIKVIDKWLSECVSFCMQENPKISNEGLFQFAFSQWLLADLNEIGLAVLPPGMDMKLEQHTMNGSFPVQMQYLIDISEPAYDQWRDLYDKKLDEAEDEVQRRKNQAPNVKKRRMLKLELTDGKQTVLAMEHSPIGCLNTKLTPGVKLLLTGPMRCVNKVIFLEPRNVRVLGGEVDVLLITNAYENVLLRVLNKPANPNPKLDYEETEVSEARNRPNHNAIQSIPMGRNGTLVAGPPSARKGIQRKSPTIVEDEVDDDSLLMGIDLDVIEATQPKPDQVPTVSTLMEDDDMDDLVQLADVRSEPEIMHHQVSSTKHSQSSPGGTVPARTKPTFDDGLFEDDIDMMNDLEDEIRNELRAYEEHQEEINPPKAKKPRPSDEYRAEQPLAETPKTPSLMSRLPTMSGPSCNEHKSTVRKEPNEPQPSTSKKFNQFNTSDLFEDSMDCAENADGFGNESSVFKILSPNYKHRIDGTNLVTIEQIMALPEAYRTDASFVVYCEVEGVTEQPRIRKEKWHLSIELTDHSNVFLPVRLHDTVISKLARQDAGALMRMRKTDREGVMKLLERILNDFKELLQDIKCFWRVVYQPDDQADSREPPVVVETYEMNEERGAILLDKIIQENCSQLRKML